TTGGGGGGTTATCAGGACATCAAGGCGCCTTGCGATCAGCCTTTCTAGCCAAAACAGGGGTGTCAACGGAGGCCTTTGTAGGAACCAATGCGGTTATAGGCTTCATGGTCGACATGGCCCGGCTCATAAGCTATGCGGCTCTCTTCTTCATGGCCGGTAAAGCAGGTGCTATTAACCCAGAGCAATGGCCTTTGATCATGGCCGGCATATTGGCGGCTTTCAGCGGCGTGCGTGTCGGCAAGAGATTTTTGAAAAAGATAACGATTAAAACAATCCAGACCTTCACCGGGATTTTGCTGTTTGGAATCGCGCTTGCGCTCGGTTCCGGACTCGTGTGACGGTGTCGAAGTCTGAGCAGATTTGATATGTGATTTTTTATTTTATTATTCGAGCTTTCCAGAACCCAGGCTTACGACTTAAATGCATAACAGCTTGAATTATAATGGAATCACAACTCCGGCATCGGCTCGCATGGAATGCGTGATAAAGGCAATTCCCGGAGTCGGCAGAGGGCCTACCAGGAGAACATCAACCCCCATAGAGCAGATACCGGCTGCCAGAGCATTTTCAATCATATACCCGGATATGCGGGTGTCTTTACCAATGACGATACGGTGTCCATGTATCTTATCCTTAACCAGAAAAGCGATGCCACGGCCAATTTGCATGGCTATTTCAGTGGTCATTGGATAAATGTTTGCTGTGCCTCGTACGCCGTCAGTGCCAAAAAGTCGCCGCATATATCTGTTCCTAATTGAATAAAGTTACAAGTTGTTGGTTAAGCGATTAAGGTGGGTCGCTCGTGGTCGGTTTTTCAATGACAGGATCTTTGGAGGTAAGGGTAATAGCGGCTGTTTCCGGTGATATTTCATCTACTGTGATCCCGGCCGGTATTTTCACTTCAATTTTTATTTCATGGGTACCGTCCGGCAGCGCGCTGACATCTGTGGAAGCCTTAAAAAGGGTGCTCAGTTTCTCGGTGTTTCTGATAAGGGCTTTAGGGATCTGGGCCGTAACTGTAAACGAGTTGGGTTTGATCGTTGCGGTTCTGTTTTCCGCTAAACCTTCAATAGTTATTGGTATGCGGCGAATATTTTTGGTTTCCAGTTTGTCCCGTATCTTTATTCGGGCTGTGACTATTGATTCGCCGATAAGGTTGGCAACTTCCGGCAGTAAGTTCAGAGATATCTGCTTGACAGAAGAGCTTTTCATGTTCGTCAGGTCAATGGCTCTGGTCTCTAGCATGTCGATATCTTTAAGCACTTCAAGTGGGCCGGATAAGGTCAGAGAGTTTGGTTCAAGTGTGATGGAGTCAAGTTCATAATCGCCGGAAAGTTTTCCAGCCGATTTTGATTCGATAGAAATAGTTTTCTCAATGAGTTTGTCGATTGATAACACTATTTGAGTCGGGTTTATGCGAAGGGTTTCGATACCGCGTGGGAATTTGATCGAATCCGGGGCGTTATTGACAACAATGTTGCCGGGGGATGCTTCAGACAGGTCAATAGAACGGCTGATGCTTTGCTCTGAAATTTTCTTGATCATCCCGCGGGGGCCGGTGACCGTAACGTCTAGCAGGGGTTTGAACTGGTTTGAGATCACCAGACCACGCGGGAGATTTACAATCTCAACCGGGATTTGCACATTCATATCAACCCGGTCTTCCCCGGCGACGAAGTACCATAAGAAAATGGCAAAAAGGACTGAGATAAACTTGAGAAACCAGTCCTTGGGCCAGGAAAGCTTTTGTTGCCTGTAGCTTTGTATTATCTGTTTAACCAATTTTTCCAGACCATTGTGTGGGATTCTTTTGCCGAGAGTATTGCCTGTAACCGTTTACGTAGAGTTTTCTCGTCAAGATTCGAAGTAATGGCACCGTGCTGCGCCAGGGATATCTGGCTTGTCTCTTCAGATATTACCACAACAACGGCGTCGGTCTCTTCTGATATTCCTATGGCAGCACGGTGACGTGTGCCGAGCTCTTTTGAGATATAGGGATTCTTGGTAAGGGGTAGAACGCAACGTGCGGACATGATGCGGCCTGCACTGACCAGCACGCCACCATCATGGAGTGGAGACGAGGTCTGGAAGATGCTGATCAGTAACTCAGCGCTGAGCTTTGCATCGATAGACTGCCCGAATTCGATATAATCTTTCAGGCCGGTTTCTCGCTCAAGAATAATCAGACCGCCCAGTTTTTTAAAGGATAGGGTCTTTGCGGCTATGATTATTTCATCGAGAGTCTGAATAGTTTCTTCCATTGACTTTGTGAATGGGGAGGCTTGCCCCATCTGGGTCAGCGCCCTGCGGATATAACGCTGAAAAATAATGATAATGATCAGGAAAATTGAGCTTAAAAAAGTGCCAAGCAGCCAGTACAGGGTCATGAACTGCAGCTCCCGGGCGCCGAAATATACCCCGATGAGCACAGCAATACCGGCAAGCATCTGCACGGCTCGTGTACCACGAATCAGCAGAATGACCCTGTAAATAATAAAAGAAACGATAGTGATGTCGACTAGATCCTGCCAGCGCAGTAAGTCAAAAATTTGGCCCATGTTTTATTAAACCTGAAATATAATTTAAACTCAAGTAACTCTCTAGAAACTTTATAAAAAAATAGTATTAAACTATCCTGACCGTTTTAGTGAGCCAGATGGCATACGGAGCCTTACGGTAAGGCATTATAAATAGGCATGTTTTTTTTTGACGGCTCCTAAGTTTCTCACCTGCAAATGCCTTTGTTGTGCAAT
The window above is part of the Desulfobulbaceae bacterium genome. Proteins encoded here:
- a CDS encoding TIGR00159 family protein produces the protein MGQIFDLLRWQDLVDITIVSFIIYRVILLIRGTRAVQMLAGIAVLIGVYFGARELQFMTLYWLLGTFLSSIFLIIIIIFQRYIRRALTQMGQASPFTKSMEETIQTLDEIIIAAKTLSFKKLGGLIILERETGLKDYIEFGQSIDAKLSAELLISIFQTSSPLHDGGVLVSAGRIMSARCVLPLTKNPYISKELGTRHRAAIGISEETDAVVVVISEETSQISLAQHGAITSNLDEKTLRKRLQAILSAKESHTMVWKNWLNR